In Candidatus Binatia bacterium, one DNA window encodes the following:
- a CDS encoding alkaline phosphatase family protein: MRHPPRRRIEHLIVVVQAQRTFDDLFSGYPGASAPGYGCASRGTARPPLGLSGGCPPGDTRVPLKAKRLAAPACRLSSTFTDYFKVAWDDGRMDGWNQLDPADPLCPYTHVERSDTQKYWALARQYGIADHAFPSTHFGFFPDQLYLVAGTSEIARKAWVVGIPDEAPWGCDAPPGTVTTALAHGRIGVGPFPCFTQFPTMANLFDNAGVSWRFYYDARDAFNWNPFQAIKHVFEGQDWKRDISSPATNIFGDLTNGNLAAVSWVLSPYANSDSPGTRDGPRWVTFIVDAVMKSNYWQNTAIVVIWNNEGDGRYYDNVAPPQLDDVGLGFRVPMLVVSPYAKRHYVSHTEYEFGSLLKFMEENWNLPPLGGYATDQRASSISNMFDFGR; the protein is encoded by the coding sequence ATGCGGCACCCGCCCCGGCGTCGGATTGAGCACCTGATCGTCGTCGTTCAGGCGCAGCGCACCTTCGATGACCTGTTCTCAGGGTATCCCGGTGCAAGCGCCCCTGGCTACGGCTGCGCGAGCCGCGGGACGGCCCGCCCGCCGCTCGGCCTCTCCGGCGGCTGCCCACCGGGGGACACGCGCGTGCCGCTGAAAGCAAAGCGTCTAGCGGCGCCGGCGTGCCGGCTGTCGTCTACGTTTACGGACTACTTCAAGGTTGCGTGGGACGACGGGAGGATGGACGGCTGGAATCAGCTGGACCCAGCGGATCCGCTCTGTCCTTATACGCACGTCGAGCGGAGCGATACGCAGAAGTACTGGGCACTTGCGAGGCAATACGGTATCGCCGACCACGCGTTCCCGTCGACCCATTTCGGCTTCTTCCCGGACCAGCTCTACCTCGTCGCCGGCACGTCGGAGATCGCACGCAAGGCATGGGTCGTCGGCATACCGGACGAGGCGCCCTGGGGCTGCGACGCACCGCCGGGGACCGTCACGACCGCTCTCGCTCACGGCCGCATTGGCGTCGGACCCTTCCCGTGCTTCACGCAGTTCCCGACGATGGCGAATCTATTCGATAACGCGGGAGTCAGCTGGCGGTTTTACTACGACGCCCGTGACGCGTTCAACTGGAACCCGTTCCAGGCCATTAAGCACGTCTTCGAGGGCCAAGACTGGAAGCGCGACATTAGTTCGCCTGCCACGAACATCTTCGGCGACCTTACGAACGGCAATCTCGCCGCCGTGTCGTGGGTGCTTTCGCCCTACGCCAATTCGGATTCTCCCGGAACGCGCGACGGGCCGCGCTGGGTGACGTTCATCGTTGATGCGGTGATGAAGAGCAACTATTGGCAGAACACGGCGATCGTGGTCATCTGGAATAACGAAGGTGACGGCCGGTACTATGACAACGTCGCGCCCCCGCAGCTCGACGACGTCGGCCTGGGCTTCCGCGTGCCGATGCTCGTCGTGTCGCCGTACGCTAAGCGGCACTACGTCTCGCACACGGAATACGAGTTCGGCAGCCTGCTGAAGTTCATGGAAGAGAACTGGAACCTGCCGCCCCTCGGCGGTTACGCGACCGATCAGCGCGCCAGCAGCATCTCCAACATGTTCGACTTCGGCCGCTAG
- a CDS encoding endo alpha-1,4 polygalactosaminidase, whose amino-acid sequence MGARDLFARLAPAALAALLSACGVAPMAPGVAPDGLASGASRWIPAPGTSYQIQYTGKLDLHVKADIYDLDMFDTPTSVVKRLHDNGRRVMCYVDVGTWENWRPDAREFPKKVLGRPDGHWPGERWLDIRATKILEPIMGKRLDLCKSKGFDGVDPDNLDGYQNRTGFPLTYAEQLEYDTWVASAAHARGLTADEKGDNGQVKDLVKVFDFAVVEQCYAQGWCKQFDAYTNTNRLVVDVEYYSDQRRFLHGNCSEAAKNHDTAILKKLQLTAWILICPR is encoded by the coding sequence ATGGGTGCCCGGGACCTCTTTGCGCGACTGGCGCCGGCGGCACTCGCGGCGCTGCTGAGCGCGTGCGGGGTCGCGCCGATGGCGCCCGGCGTCGCGCCCGACGGCCTCGCGAGCGGGGCCTCGCGCTGGATTCCGGCTCCCGGCACGTCGTACCAAATCCAATACACCGGCAAGCTCGATCTGCATGTCAAGGCGGACATCTATGATCTCGATATGTTCGACACGCCCACGTCGGTCGTGAAGCGGTTGCACGACAACGGGCGGCGCGTCATGTGCTACGTCGACGTCGGCACGTGGGAGAACTGGCGCCCCGACGCGCGCGAGTTTCCCAAGAAAGTGCTGGGCAGGCCGGACGGCCACTGGCCCGGCGAACGCTGGCTCGACATCCGCGCGACGAAGATCCTCGAGCCGATCATGGGCAAGCGCCTCGATCTCTGCAAGAGCAAGGGATTCGACGGCGTGGATCCCGACAATCTCGACGGCTATCAGAACCGCACCGGATTCCCGCTCACGTACGCCGAGCAGCTCGAGTACGATACGTGGGTGGCGAGCGCTGCGCACGCGCGCGGACTCACGGCCGACGAAAAAGGCGATAACGGCCAGGTGAAGGACCTCGTCAAGGTGTTCGACTTCGCCGTCGTCGAGCAGTGCTACGCGCAGGGCTGGTGCAAGCAGTTCGACGCCTACACGAACACCAATCGCCTCGTCGTCGACGTCGAATACTACAGCGATCAGCGGCGATTTCTGCACGGCAACTGCTCAGAGGCCGCGAAGAATCACGACACGGCGATACTGAAGAAGCTTCAGCTGACGGCTTGGATCCTGATCTGTCCGCGCTAG
- a CDS encoding DUF4097 family beta strand repeat-containing protein, with product MRLLLLLLPAAALASCSSAPPYSTTVGILKPGATLEVRVAQATLNAYQPENGQRRDLFTVAATVAAKAKPPPAPRLLATRHGVVVNAPSALQSLLVRVPDAASLAVQSRQGDVNVTDIRGSAIVVASHGNVTMMLPAYGQAAVGQGNVTATIGSTDWPGTLHFSTQRGDVVLRVPAIAAFAVHLHTGSGTLFTNFALRGTSQGSSETIDGSVNGGGARRIDVEVTAGSIRLLKLQPQP from the coding sequence GTGAGGCTTCTTCTGCTTCTTCTTCCCGCCGCCGCGCTTGCTTCGTGCAGTTCCGCTCCCCCGTATTCGACGACCGTCGGTATCCTGAAGCCGGGCGCGACGCTCGAGGTGCGCGTCGCGCAGGCCACGCTCAACGCCTATCAGCCGGAGAACGGGCAGCGCCGCGACCTATTCACGGTCGCGGCGACCGTCGCGGCGAAGGCCAAACCGCCGCCGGCTCCGCGGCTGCTCGCAACCCGGCATGGCGTCGTCGTGAACGCGCCGAGCGCGCTGCAATCGCTCCTTGTGCGCGTGCCCGACGCTGCGAGTCTCGCCGTCCAGTCCCGCCAGGGCGACGTCAACGTCACCGACATTCGCGGCAGCGCCATCGTCGTCGCGTCGCACGGCAACGTCACGATGATGCTGCCGGCCTACGGCCAGGCGGCGGTCGGGCAGGGGAACGTCACCGCGACGATCGGGTCAACCGACTGGCCGGGCACGCTGCATTTCTCGACGCAGCGCGGCGACGTCGTGCTGCGCGTTCCCGCGATCGCCGCGTTCGCCGTGCACCTCCACACCGGTTCCGGCACGCTCTTTACGAACTTCGCGCTGCGCGGGACGTCGCAGGGTTCGTCCGAGACGATTGACGGGAGCGTCAACGGTGGTGGCGCGCGACGGATCGACGTCGAGGTGACGGCCGGCTCGATCCGGCTGCTAAAGCTACAGCCCCAGCCGTGA
- a CDS encoding 2-dehydropantoate 2-reductase: MADRPRVGIIGAGAMGTLFGFHLAACCDVTMLDDNASVADAVERDGLRVNDEHARNVAVARRARDLYGSQVLFLFVKAVDTLRALRAFAGELDPAAPVVSLQNGVGNEDAIKTALGGAVPVILGITTESSQTVALGRVRSSEQGNTIIGSMSASTTTSRTVTDLLTRSGLRASVVYDIRPHLWGKLVANASVNALSAILDCDAGEIPRDPNAARLAEALAEETASVAAALKINLPFVNPWQYVTEVIALGADAKSSMAYDLESGHPSEIDHINGAVVAFGRRTATPTPYNDAMVRLIKAREALLARSRLGL, encoded by the coding sequence GTGGCAGATCGGCCGCGCGTCGGGATCATCGGAGCGGGGGCGATGGGCACGCTCTTCGGCTTTCACCTCGCCGCGTGCTGCGACGTTACGATGCTCGACGACAACGCGTCGGTCGCCGATGCGGTCGAGCGCGACGGGCTGCGCGTCAACGACGAACACGCGCGCAACGTCGCAGTGGCTCGGCGGGCCCGCGACCTGTACGGATCGCAGGTGCTGTTTCTCTTCGTGAAGGCGGTCGACACGCTGCGTGCGCTGCGCGCGTTCGCGGGCGAGCTCGATCCGGCCGCACCGGTGGTGTCCTTGCAGAACGGCGTCGGCAACGAGGACGCGATCAAGACCGCCCTGGGAGGCGCGGTGCCCGTCATCCTCGGCATCACAACCGAATCGTCGCAGACCGTCGCGCTAGGGAGAGTGCGCAGCTCCGAGCAGGGCAACACGATCATCGGCTCGATGAGCGCGTCGACGACGACGTCGCGCACGGTAACCGACCTGCTGACGCGCAGCGGCCTGCGCGCGTCCGTCGTCTACGACATCCGGCCGCATCTATGGGGCAAGCTGGTCGCGAACGCGTCGGTCAACGCCCTGTCGGCGATCCTGGACTGCGACGCGGGCGAGATACCTCGCGATCCCAACGCGGCGCGCCTCGCCGAAGCGCTCGCGGAGGAGACCGCAAGCGTCGCGGCTGCGCTCAAGATCAATCTCCCGTTCGTCAACCCGTGGCAGTACGTCACCGAGGTCATCGCGCTCGGCGCCGACGCCAAGAGCTCGATGGCATACGACCTCGAATCCGGGCATCCCAGCGAGATCGACCACATCAACGGCGCGGTAGTGGCGTTCGGGCGCCGCACCGCAACGCCGACGCCCTACAACGATGCGATGGTGCGGCTGATCAAGGCACGCGAGGCGCTGCTCGCACGCTCACGGCTGGGGCTGTAG
- a CDS encoding MlaD family protein: MTRQAQVGAFTIVALLLLFGIFYVITDFATRHTGYRVGVHFQSAAGVTPGALVYFSGVDVGSVDSIELLPDNTVDVILAINRDIDIPAESRFLIAAPLTGTPSVVIVPPRRKPPVALLPRQVLPIAQQPHGTNTATIADVLQQGQNEIRRFDHVMALLEARTPRLLNTLQSTLSNANDLTVSTKADLQRLSGEFLALGANLNRSLSVAGANIDELSATLDSAATTDSRKLGVLLDRFNSTALALDRSMTALQGLATDPRLKANILATTQNIADTTATIAAMTKDLRTVTGDPQTQAQLRNTIANLDAVMQKADSLLGELGGTSHVYGVDQGATPAPGASAAPGTSPPPGGVSPEARANLHAKLANLANSLVALQVRLSGLSPQHNPGLNPVLTQSQGPLGDINVVVLPHAHTNVMFGANAIGNNTTWNAVLQQQSGNFRYGAGVLYSQIGVLGQYAPLRGFGLETRIYDLTYPMIDLYGNLHVTPGLQLFFGQRDITHASRRNTFGLQYQF; the protein is encoded by the coding sequence ATGACGAGGCAGGCCCAGGTCGGTGCGTTTACGATCGTCGCGCTGCTGTTACTCTTCGGGATCTTTTACGTCATCACGGACTTCGCCACGCGGCACACGGGGTATCGGGTGGGCGTCCACTTTCAGTCCGCCGCGGGCGTTACGCCAGGGGCGCTGGTGTATTTCAGCGGCGTAGACGTAGGCTCGGTGGACTCGATCGAGCTGCTGCCGGACAACACCGTCGACGTCATCTTAGCGATCAACCGCGACATCGACATTCCGGCCGAATCGCGGTTCCTGATCGCCGCGCCGCTCACCGGCACGCCGTCCGTCGTCATCGTGCCCCCGCGGCGAAAGCCGCCGGTCGCGCTGCTGCCGCGCCAGGTCTTGCCGATCGCGCAGCAGCCCCACGGCACGAACACCGCGACGATCGCCGACGTGCTGCAGCAGGGGCAGAATGAGATTAGGCGCTTCGACCACGTGATGGCGCTGCTAGAGGCGCGCACGCCTCGGCTGCTCAACACGCTGCAGAGCACGCTCAGCAACGCCAACGATCTGACCGTGAGCACGAAAGCCGACCTGCAGCGGCTGTCGGGCGAGTTTCTCGCACTCGGCGCGAACCTGAATCGCAGTTTGTCGGTGGCGGGCGCGAACATCGACGAGCTCTCGGCAACGCTCGACAGCGCAGCGACGACCGATTCCAGAAAGCTCGGCGTGCTGCTCGACCGATTCAACTCCACGGCCCTGGCGCTCGACCGCTCGATGACCGCGCTGCAGGGCCTCGCGACGGATCCGCGCCTGAAGGCCAACATCCTGGCCACCACGCAAAACATCGCCGACACCACCGCGACCATCGCCGCTATGACCAAAGACTTGCGCACGGTCACGGGGGATCCGCAGACGCAGGCCCAGCTGCGCAACACGATCGCGAACCTCGACGCCGTGATGCAGAAGGCCGACTCGCTGCTCGGCGAGCTGGGCGGGACGAGCCACGTTTACGGCGTCGACCAGGGCGCAACGCCCGCGCCGGGTGCGAGCGCGGCTCCGGGCACGAGTCCTCCCCCCGGCGGCGTCTCGCCCGAGGCACGCGCGAATCTCCACGCCAAGCTCGCCAACCTCGCGAACAGCCTCGTCGCCCTCCAGGTGCGGTTGAGCGGCCTCTCGCCCCAGCACAATCCGGGGCTGAACCCCGTCTTGACGCAGAGCCAAGGCCCGCTCGGCGACATCAATGTCGTCGTGCTCCCGCACGCGCACACGAACGTGATGTTCGGCGCGAACGCCATCGGCAACAACACGACCTGGAACGCCGTGCTCCAGCAGCAGAGCGGGAACTTCCGTTACGGCGCGGGCGTGTTGTATTCGCAGATCGGCGTGCTGGGACAGTACGCGCCCTTGCGCGGCTTCGGGCTCGAGACGCGGATCTACGACCTGACCTATCCGATGATCGACCTCTACGGCAACCTGCACGTCACCCCGGGGCTGCAGCTCTTCTTCGGACAGCGCGACATCACGCACGCCTCGCGGCGTAACACCTTCGGCCTCCAGTACCAGTTTTAA
- a CDS encoding STAS domain-containing protein, which yields MTHTGRASEIEQGPFELEAFIISLVGDFDIAERARLLDAFAIATSAAVVVIDLKKTRYLDSTVLECIVALRHAVAERGARLVLVGLSPDIRRIFEICNLERLLEIRPSLGDVTNELSGDAPRLRRLSLIAEPLETTKPPPN from the coding sequence ATGACACACACCGGGCGCGCAAGCGAAATCGAGCAAGGCCCCTTCGAGCTGGAGGCGTTCATCATCAGCCTCGTCGGTGATTTCGACATCGCCGAGCGCGCTCGACTGCTCGATGCTTTCGCGATCGCCACGAGCGCCGCGGTCGTCGTGATCGATTTGAAGAAAACGCGCTACTTGGACTCGACCGTGCTAGAATGCATCGTCGCCCTGAGGCACGCCGTCGCCGAGCGGGGAGCGAGGCTCGTTCTCGTGGGTCTTAGCCCCGACATTCGCCGTATCTTCGAGATATGTAATCTGGAGCGGCTTCTCGAAATTCGACCCTCCCTCGGCGATGTAACGAATGAATTGAGCGGCGATGCTCCGCGCTTGCGAAGGTTATCGCTCATCGCCGAGCCGCTCGAAACGACAAAACCGCCACCGAATTGA
- a CDS encoding ATP-binding cassette domain-containing protein has translation MSDGNSRIIARIEDATLAFGDRVILKNCSIDIVEGAITCIIGLSGAGKSTILRLLDGLLLPSAGHVYVRGRDICHMSEEQLNKVRQKISLSFQFSALLDSLTVGDNVALPLREHTRLSEAEIRRTVMDALDSVGLVRAYDNLPAELSGGMLKRAGFARAIVTRPELVLYDEPTTGLDPIVTNLITDTILRLREKLNGSAVVISHDLPSIFAMADYVAMLFEGAIIAYDTADRIRNSSNPIVQQFLSGSEIGPIPI, from the coding sequence ATGAGCGACGGAAACTCGAGGATCATCGCGCGAATCGAGGATGCCACCCTAGCGTTCGGCGATCGCGTGATCCTCAAGAATTGCAGCATAGACATCGTCGAAGGCGCGATCACTTGCATCATCGGGCTCTCGGGCGCGGGCAAGTCGACGATCCTGCGGCTGCTCGACGGCCTGCTCCTACCGAGCGCCGGGCACGTGTACGTACGCGGGCGCGACATCTGCCATATGTCGGAAGAGCAGCTCAACAAGGTCCGCCAGAAGATCAGCCTCTCATTCCAGTTCTCGGCCCTCCTCGACAGCCTTACGGTCGGCGACAACGTCGCGCTGCCGCTGCGCGAGCACACGCGGCTCTCGGAGGCGGAGATCCGGCGAACCGTGATGGACGCGCTGGACAGCGTCGGGCTCGTGCGCGCCTACGACAATCTCCCAGCGGAGCTCTCGGGAGGAATGCTCAAACGCGCCGGCTTCGCGCGCGCGATCGTCACGCGCCCGGAGCTCGTCCTATATGACGAGCCGACGACCGGGTTGGATCCGATCGTGACGAACCTCATCACGGACACGATCCTGCGGCTCCGAGAGAAGCTCAACGGCTCGGCGGTCGTGATCTCACACGATCTGCCGTCGATTTTCGCAATGGCCGACTACGTCGCGATGCTGTTCGAGGGGGCGATCATCGCCTACGACACCGCGGATCGGATCCGCAACTCGAGCAACCCGATCGTCCAGCAGTTTCTGAGCGGGTCCGAGATCGGACCGATCCCGATCTAG
- a CDS encoding ABC transporter permease, producing MKFLDRFGRATTNFFEYAGGLTLLSAESLGFIVRLRIRVAETISQAALLGVQSLVIVLLTSLFTGAVISLESAQQAVAYGFSAFVGGAVAYGSVRELGPMLTAVVVAGRVGAAIAAELGSMVVTEQIEALRSMGLEPSRFLVVPRLVALLVMLPLLTIFADVVSIAGGAWIAQVYAHISYESFISSVRESIGMADVLKGIVKAFVFATIIAMVGAYQGLSTRGGAAGVGRSTTFAVVLAIILIFISNFVLSFFLFG from the coding sequence ATGAAGTTCCTCGATCGTTTCGGGCGGGCGACGACCAATTTCTTCGAGTACGCGGGCGGTTTGACGCTGCTCTCGGCGGAGTCGCTCGGATTCATAGTGCGGCTGCGCATCCGCGTCGCGGAGACGATTTCGCAGGCCGCGCTTCTCGGCGTCCAATCGCTCGTCATCGTCCTGTTGACTTCGCTCTTCACGGGCGCGGTTATATCGCTGGAGTCGGCGCAGCAAGCGGTCGCGTACGGCTTCAGCGCCTTTGTCGGCGGCGCGGTGGCCTATGGGTCCGTGCGCGAGCTGGGGCCGATGCTCACGGCCGTCGTAGTGGCGGGACGGGTGGGCGCCGCGATCGCGGCCGAGCTCGGCTCGATGGTCGTGACGGAGCAGATCGAGGCGCTGCGCTCGATGGGCCTCGAGCCGTCCCGATTCTTGGTCGTCCCGCGGCTCGTGGCGCTCTTGGTGATGCTTCCGCTGCTGACGATCTTCGCCGACGTCGTTTCGATCGCCGGAGGCGCGTGGATCGCCCAGGTCTACGCTCACATCTCCTACGAGTCGTTCATCTCATCTGTGCGTGAATCCATCGGCATGGCGGACGTGCTCAAAGGAATCGTGAAGGCGTTCGTGTTCGCGACGATCATCGCGATGGTGGGCGCCTATCAGGGCCTCTCCACTCGGGGCGGCGCGGCCGGCGTAGGGCGATCGACCACCTTCGCCGTCGTCTTGGCGATCATCCTGATCTTCATCTCCAACTTCGTGCTGTCGTTCTTCCTGTTCGGTTAG
- the rph gene encoding ribonuclease PH, whose product MIRSDGRRADELRPVTIDPGFLKYAEGSALISVGNTRVLCAASIEDRVPAWMKGRGVGWVTAEYAMLPRATQERTQRESSKGRLGGRTHEIQRIIGRALRAVTDMARLGERTVWLDCDVIQADGGTRTAAVTGACVALALALRTRFDPADRAHWPLVEMVAAVSVGIVAGQPLLDLAYDEDSKALVDMNVFMTDAGRFVELQGTAEAAPFDRRELDTLLGLADLGIRRLFALQDAALAATSPVHAS is encoded by the coding sequence ATGATTCGCAGCGACGGCCGACGTGCGGACGAGCTGCGGCCGGTAACTATCGACCCGGGGTTCTTGAAGTACGCGGAGGGCAGCGCGCTGATCAGCGTGGGAAACACGCGCGTGCTGTGCGCCGCATCGATCGAGGATCGCGTGCCGGCGTGGATGAAGGGCCGCGGCGTCGGCTGGGTCACCGCGGAGTACGCTATGCTTCCGCGCGCGACGCAGGAGCGCACGCAGCGCGAGTCCTCCAAGGGACGCCTCGGCGGAAGGACGCACGAGATTCAGCGCATCATCGGGCGCGCTCTGCGCGCGGTGACGGACATGGCGCGCTTGGGCGAGCGGACCGTCTGGCTCGACTGCGACGTGATTCAGGCAGACGGCGGGACGCGGACGGCGGCGGTAACAGGCGCCTGCGTGGCGCTCGCGCTGGCCCTGCGCACGCGCTTCGACCCTGCCGATCGCGCGCACTGGCCGCTCGTCGAGATGGTCGCCGCCGTCAGCGTCGGCATCGTTGCGGGACAGCCGCTGCTCGACCTCGCTTATGACGAAGACAGCAAGGCTCTCGTCGATATGAACGTCTTCATGACCGATGCCGGGCGGTTCGTCGAACTGCAGGGAACCGCGGAGGCCGCGCCCTTCGATCGGCGCGAGCTCGACACGCTGCTCGGCCTCGCGGATCTGGGGATTCGCCGGCTATTTGCGTTGCAGGACGCCGCACTCGCGGCAACCTCGCCGGTTCATGCCAGTTGA
- the glmS gene encoding glutamine--fructose-6-phosphate transaminase (isomerizing), whose translation MCGIVGYIGGRDSVPIILDALRRLEYRGYDSAGIAVIDASGSLAGSKAEGKLSRLAERLANGSPLSGAVGVGHTRWATHGAPSDANAHPHLDCGGKIAVVHNGIIENYASLRARLIELGHVFRSQTDTEVLAHLIELHYDGNLEEAVRRTVHEVRGAYALGVISSDDPEHLVFARNGASPLVVGIGDGEMYVASDTPAILPYTRREIILQEGEIAVVGRDGFRLTDYAGASIERDPIAITWDAGSAEKTGFKHFMLKEIFEQPNAIKQTLSGRVEESGSVNFGTELGDITPERLLSLSKIAITGCGSAYYAGMVGMYLLRSLVHLPVEMELASEFRYGDPVIDSTTLVIAMSQSGETADTIEAVRIAKKSGCGVLGICNVLGSHLTRLADGMLYTRGGPEIGVAATKTYVAQAMAMTLFALYLARLRGTTDERRLADVAAGTKLLPAAVDVVLNTSDEIRKVARELRRAQSVLFLGRYVNFPTALEGALKLKEISYIHAEGYPAGEMKHGPIALLDSTVPVVGIVTEDRVREKMLSNLMESRAREAPVIVVANRGDAEAKSVADHVFWVPKVDELLSPIVNVIPLQLLAYHIADIEGKDVDQPRNLAKTVTVE comes from the coding sequence ATGTGTGGGATAGTCGGCTATATCGGCGGCCGCGATAGCGTCCCGATCATCCTCGATGCGCTGCGCCGCCTCGAGTACCGCGGGTACGACAGCGCCGGCATCGCGGTCATCGACGCCTCGGGGAGCCTCGCGGGCTCGAAGGCTGAGGGCAAGCTGTCGCGGCTGGCCGAGCGGCTCGCCAACGGCAGCCCGCTATCCGGCGCCGTGGGCGTTGGGCACACGCGCTGGGCGACGCACGGCGCGCCGTCCGACGCGAACGCGCATCCGCACCTGGATTGCGGCGGCAAGATCGCCGTCGTGCACAACGGCATCATCGAAAACTACGCGTCGCTGCGGGCCCGTCTAATCGAGCTCGGGCACGTCTTCCGCAGCCAGACCGACACCGAGGTGCTCGCGCACCTCATCGAGCTGCACTACGACGGCAACTTAGAGGAGGCCGTGCGGCGGACCGTCCACGAGGTCCGCGGCGCGTACGCACTCGGCGTGATCTCATCCGACGACCCGGAACACCTCGTCTTTGCGCGAAACGGCGCGAGCCCGCTGGTCGTGGGAATCGGCGACGGGGAGATGTACGTAGCCTCCGACACGCCGGCGATTCTGCCCTACACGCGCCGCGAGATCATTTTGCAAGAGGGCGAGATCGCCGTCGTCGGACGCGACGGTTTCCGCCTCACCGACTATGCCGGGGCGAGCATCGAGCGCGACCCGATCGCGATCACCTGGGACGCCGGCTCCGCCGAGAAGACCGGTTTCAAACACTTCATGCTCAAGGAGATCTTCGAGCAGCCCAACGCGATCAAGCAAACGCTGAGCGGGCGCGTCGAGGAGAGCGGCAGCGTCAACTTCGGCACCGAGCTCGGGGACATCACTCCGGAACGTCTCCTCAGTCTGAGCAAGATCGCGATCACTGGCTGTGGCAGCGCATACTACGCGGGAATGGTCGGGATGTACTTGCTCCGCTCGCTCGTGCATCTGCCCGTCGAGATGGAGCTCGCCAGCGAGTTTCGCTACGGCGATCCGGTCATCGACTCCACGACGCTCGTCATCGCCATGTCGCAGTCGGGCGAGACCGCCGACACGATCGAGGCCGTCCGCATCGCGAAAAAATCGGGCTGCGGCGTCCTGGGGATCTGCAACGTGCTCGGCTCGCACCTGACGCGGCTAGCCGACGGCATGCTCTACACACGCGGCGGGCCCGAGATCGGCGTCGCCGCCACCAAGACGTACGTCGCTCAGGCGATGGCCATGACGCTCTTCGCCCTCTATCTGGCGCGGCTCCGCGGCACGACCGACGAGCGCCGCCTGGCGGACGTCGCGGCCGGGACGAAGCTGCTGCCGGCGGCCGTCGACGTGGTGCTCAACACATCGGATGAGATCCGCAAGGTCGCGCGCGAGCTGCGCCGCGCCCAGAGCGTGTTGTTCCTCGGCCGCTATGTCAACTTCCCGACCGCGCTCGAGGGCGCGCTGAAGCTGAAGGAGATCTCGTACATTCACGCCGAGGGCTATCCCGCCGGCGAGATGAAGCACGGCCCGATCGCGCTGCTCGATTCGACGGTGCCCGTGGTCGGCATCGTCACCGAGGATCGCGTGCGGGAGAAGATGCTGTCGAATCTTATGGAGTCGCGGGCGCGCGAGGCGCCGGTCATCGTCGTCGCCAACCGAGGCGACGCCGAAGCCAAGAGCGTCGCCGATCACGTGTTCTGGGTGCCCAAGGTCGACGAGCTGCTGTCGCCGATCGTCAACGTCATCCCGCTGCAGCTGCTCGCCTATCACATCGCCGACATCGAGGGCAAGGACGTCGACCAGCCGCGCAATCTAGCAAAGACAGTAACCGTCGAATGA
- the rpoZ gene encoding DNA-directed RNA polymerase subunit omega has translation MSKSVFGDLDVLLEHADSKFSLVNIVTKRARQLNNWIRVQQLPATDRREYFASEPLVDPETINPNKPVSIALDEIAEGKIEYRRTREGIK, from the coding sequence ATGAGCAAGTCTGTATTCGGCGACCTAGACGTTCTGCTGGAGCACGCCGACTCCAAATTCAGCCTCGTCAACATCGTGACGAAGCGAGCCCGCCAGTTGAACAACTGGATTCGCGTGCAGCAGCTGCCGGCGACGGATCGCCGCGAATACTTCGCGAGCGAACCGCTAGTCGATCCCGAGACCATCAACCCCAACAAGCCCGTCTCGATCGCGCTGGACGAGATCGCCGAGGGCAAGATCGAGTATCGCCGGACACGCGAAGGGATCAAGTAA